The DNA region ACAAATTTGAGGACTTAAGAAAGAGGTATTGGAAGGGGGTGCTTTGGAGCCCAAGTTATTTTGCCGCTTCTTGTGGGGGCGCTCCTCTTTCCGTAATGAGGCAGTACATAGAACAGCAACGCACACCCGCCTCAAGGCGGGAAGAGCGCCTTTCATCCCCTACCCCTACCTGAAAGAAGGGGTCTTATCCTCTTAAAATCGCTCAAATTGAGTCTGAACCCCATACTTCGAACTCAGCCTCTTCGCCTGTATCACTAAGTCAATAAATTAACCATCATTGCCAACCCGTATTAAATTGATACATGGAGGAATTTTCAGAGCACACTAACCAAGCGAGGGTCGTCCCACTATGAAACCTGTTGCCATGATGACAGCTGTTGCTGCGCTTGTCTGCTTCCTCGTCCCATCCAGTCTGAAAGCGGATGAAACCGACACCTTGTCAACAAGCCTCCTCCCCGCATTGCTGACGTTGATGCAGGCGGACACAACAAAATACATCCTTCCCGATACAGGCGTGACCAAATTCTACGGGAGCAACACAGGGGAAATCGTCGAACCCTATGATGTGGAACCGTATTATGGCCAGGACGCGCAATACAATTCGACCTCGCAGCAAATGTCGTACACCGACAACGGCGACGGCACGGTTACAGACAATCTGACTGGATTGATGTGGATGCAGGCTGATGACGGAGAGAAGCGTATTTGGGATGATGCAGTGACGTATTGCGAAGACTTGGCCCTCGCTGGATATTCTGATTGGCGTTTGCCAAGCCAACATGAACTTTTTCAAATTGTTGACAAAGGAAAGTCTAATCCTGCGATTAATCCTGTTTTCACAACAAATCTCTCGATGTATTGGACGAGCGACACGTACGCATCCCTGTCAGTCTATGCCTGGTATATGTGTTTTTACGACGGAGTGACATTATACAATAGCAAACGATACCACAACGGCGTTCGATGTGTTCGTTCAATACAATCGTACCCAGAGAAAAAATACGAAGTTAACGGATCGGTTGTATTGGACACCATCACGAATCTCATGTGGCCACAGAAAGAGACGACTTCCTCCAGAAAAGACTGGGAAGGCGCCTTGGCGTATTGCGAAGACTTGACGTTGGACGGGTATTCTGATTGGCGTCTGCCCAATATCAATGAACTCGAAAGCTTGCTTGATTTGACCCGTGAGACGGGCATTGATCCCACCTTTGAAACTCCGACTGGTCAGTACTGGTCCTCGACCACGTCCCCTGTCAATCCGACATCTTCATTATACCCCAATAAAGGCTACGCATACGATCTCTC from Desulfovibrio inopinatus DSM 10711 includes:
- a CDS encoding transposase, encoding KFEDLRKRYWKGVLWSPSYFAASCGGAPLSVMRQYIEQQRTPASRREERLSSPTPT
- a CDS encoding DUF1566 domain-containing protein, with translation MKPVAMMTAVAALVCFLVPSSLKADETDTLSTSLLPALLTLMQADTTKYILPDTGVTKFYGSNTGEIVEPYDVEPYYGQDAQYNSTSQQMSYTDNGDGTVTDNLTGLMWMQADDGEKRIWDDAVTYCEDLALAGYSDWRLPSQHELFQIVDKGKSNPAINPVFTTNLSMYWTSDTYASLSVYAWYMCFYDGVTLYNSKRYHNGVRCVRSIQSYPEKKYEVNGSVVLDTITNLMWPQKETTSSRKDWEGALAYCEDLTLDGYSDWRLPNINELESLLDLTRETGIDPTFETPTGQYWSSTTSPVNPTSSLYPNKGYAYDLSFGSGQIWYFYKFSEFYVRCVRSGPLQ